One Burkholderia gladioli genomic window, GAAGGGGAAACCGAATTTCTCGCGATAGGCGCGATTGAGCGACTGCAGCTTGTCGAACTCGGCCTGGCTGCACTGGTCGAGCCCCGCGCCGCTCTGCTCGCGCGTCGACTCGGCCGTCAGCTCGCCGCGTACCGCCGCCTTGCCGGCCAGCTCCGGGTGGGCATTGACCAGCGCGAGCTGGCGCTCGCCGCCGGCCGCGTCGACCACGCCAGACATCGCCGCGTGCAGCGCCGCGATGCTGGCATAGGGGCGCCCCGCCGCCGCCGCCTCGGCCACCCAGGGCGAATGTTCGAAGATTCCCGACAAGGCGGCGACGAACGCGTCCTCCGCCATTTCGTTCAGTTCTGCCAAGGTGTATTGCATCGCCTTCATGCCGCCTCGTCGCCTCGGTTGGTGGTGGAATACGGATGATGCTCGCGCCAGTGGCGCGCGATATCGACGCGGCGCGTGACCCAGACGCGATCGTGCTGCTCGATGTGATCGAGGAAGCGCTGCAGCGCTCGGAACCGCCCCGGCCGCCCGAGCAGCCGGCAATGCATGCCGATCGACATCATCTTCGGTGCCTCGCCGCCCTCTTCGTAGAGCACGTCGAAGGCGTCGCGCAGGTAATGGAAGAAGTGATCGGCCGTATTGAAGCCCTGCGGCGTCGCGAAGCGCATGTCGTTGGTGTCGAGCGTGTACGGCACGATCA contains:
- the uraD gene encoding 2-oxo-4-hydroxy-4-carboxy-5-ureidoimidazoline decarboxylase is translated as MKAMQYTLAELNEMAEDAFVAALSGIFEHSPWVAEAAAAGRPYASIAALHAAMSGVVDAAGGERQLALVNAHPELAGKAAVRGELTAESTREQSGAGLDQCSQAEFDKLQSLNRAYREKFGFPFILAVRGYDRHGIIANFESRVANTREQELRASLEQIARIARFRLDDLIDA